Proteins from a genomic interval of Chanos chanos chromosome 3, fChaCha1.1, whole genome shotgun sequence:
- the cabp1b gene encoding calcium-binding protein 1b, giving the protein MSGDALVALAQNCTLMHNVLGPACIFLRKGFAESRQTDRELRPEELDELREAFKEFDKDKDGFIGCKDLGNCMRTMGYMPTEMELIELSQQINMNLGGHVDFEDFVELMGPKLLAETADMIGVKELRDAFKEFDTNGDGQISTAELREAMKKLLGQQVGHRDLEDILRDIDLNGDGHVDFEEFVRMMSR; this is encoded by the exons ATGTCAGGGGACGCCCTGGTGGCTCTGGCCCAGAACTGCACCCTCATGCACAATGTGCTGGGCCCGGCCTGCATCTTTCTCCGCAAGGGCTTCGCAGAAAGCCGCCAGACT GACCGAGAGCTGAGACCAGAGGAGCTGGACG agcTGCGGGAGGCCTTTAAGGAGTTTGATAAGGATAAGGACGGCTTCATCGGGTGTAAGGACCTGGGTAACTGCATGAGGACTATGGGATACATGCCCACAGAGATGGAACTGATTGAGCTCAGCCAACAGATCAACATGAACT TGGGCGGGCACGTGGACTTTGAGGACTTCGTGGAGCTGATGGGACCCAAACTCCTGGCGGAGACTGCGGACATGATCGGCGTGAAGGAGCTGAGGGACGCGTTTAAGGAG TTTGACACCAATGGTGACGGCCAGATCAGCACGGCAGAACTACGAGAGGCCATGAAGAAACTGTTAGGACAACAG GTTGGTCACAGAGATCTAGAAGACATCTTACGGGATATTGATCTGAATGGAGATGGGCACGTAGACTTTGAAG aGTTTGTGCGGATGATGTCCCGCTGA
- the gpat4 gene encoding glycerol-3-phosphate acyltransferase 4 — translation MDSYLFPFDNLLCMLLGISFTVWITLLLVFIIVPAIFGLSFGIRRLYMKTLLKIFEWATLRMERGAREKNQHLYKPYSNGIIAKEPASLEQEIQEMRRSGQGGEPEFDMSDIFYFCRRGVESIVDDEVTKRFTAEELESWNLLTRSNYNFNHVSARLTVLWGLGVLIRYGLLLPLRVTLAFTGVGLLVVLTSIIGLLPNGRMKNLLSQKAHLMCYRICVRALTAIITYHDSENKPKNGGICVANHTSPIDVIILASDGCYAMVGQVHGGLMGVIQRSMVKACPHIWFERSEVKDRHLVAKRLSDHVADQTKLPILIFPEGTCINNTSVMMFKKGSFEIGCTVYPVAIKYDPRFGDAFWNSSKFGMVNYLLHMMSSWAIVCSVWYLPPMRREEDEDAVQFANRVKAAIARKGGLVDLLWDGGLKREKVKDVFKEEQQRLYSKVLVGGGSEDRSRS, via the exons ATGGACTCCTACCTCTTCCCCTTTGACAACCTGCTATGCATGCTACTGGGCATCTCCTTCACCGTATGGATTACGCTCCTGCTGGTTTTCATCATTGTCCCGGCCATATTCGGACTTTCTTTTGGGATCCGCAGACTCTATATGAAGACGTTGCTGAAGATCTTTGAG TGGGCAACTTTGAGGATGGAGAGAGGTGCGAGAGAGAAGAATCAACACCTGTACAAACCCTATAGCAATG GGATCATTGCTAAAGAGCCGGCGTCTCTGGAGCAGGAGATTCAGGAGATGCGGCGGAGCGGGCAGGGCGGCGAGCCCGAGTTCGACATGTCCGACATCTTCTACTTCTGCCGGCGCGGCGTGGAGAGCATCGTGGACGACGAGGTCACCAAGCGCTTCACGGCCGAGGAGCTGGAGTCCTGGAACCTCCTGACCCGCAGCAACTACAACTTCAACCACGTCAGCGCCCGTCTGACGGTGCTGTGGGGCCTTGGGGTGCTGATCCGATACGGGCTGCTGCTCCCACTCAG GGTGACGTTGGCCTTCACAGGGGTTGGTCTCCTGGTCGTCTTGACCTCCATCATCGGACTGTTGCCAAACGGAAG GATGAAGAACTTGCTCAGTCAGAAGGCACATCTGATGTGTTATCGTATCTGTGTCAGAGCTCTCACAGCCATCATAACATACCACGACAG TGAGAACAAACCCAAAAACGGAGGAATCTGTGTGGCCAATCACACGTCCCCCATCGACGTCATCATCCTGGCCAGCGACGGCTGCTATGCAATG gtagGTCAGGTGCACGGTGGACTGATGGGGGTCATTCAGAGATCCATGGTTAAGGCCTGTCCTCACATCTGGTTTGAGCGCTCTGAGGTCAAAGACCGCCATCTAGTGGCCAAACG GCTGAGTGACCACGTCGCCGACCAAACCAAACTGCCCATCCTCATTTTCccagagg GTACCTGTATAAATAACACCTCCGTCATGATGTTTAAGAAGGGCAGCTTCGAGATCGGCTGTACAGTCTACCCTGTGGCCATTAAG tatgatCCTCGATTTGGAGATGCCTTCTGGAACAGCAGTAAGTTCGGCATGGTCAACTACCTGCTCCACATGATGAGCAGCTGGGCCATCGTCTGCAGTGTGTGGTACCTTCCCCCTAtgaggagagag gaggatgAGGATGCTGTGCAGTTTGCGAACAGGGTCAAGGCGGCCATCGCCAGGAAGGGAGGGCTGGTGGACTTGTTATG